One segment of Macrotis lagotis isolate mMagLag1 chromosome 1, bilby.v1.9.chrom.fasta, whole genome shotgun sequence DNA contains the following:
- the LOC141522428 gene encoding olfactory receptor 8D1-like, whose product MHAGNHSIVTNFILMGLTDQPELQLPLLLLFLQIYIISMMGNMGLFLLIRISPQLQTPMYYFLSNLSFIDLCFSTVITPKMLVGFVSEKNIISYSGCLTQFFFFCTFCIADCFMLTAMAYDRYVAICSPLLYSSTMSQNICFFLVIGVYAMGAFGAITHTSALIRLSFCGNNVISHYFCDIPPLLKISCSDTYINELLVMLLVVINSLITTLPILVSYAFILSSILSIHSSKGRSKAFSTCASHLASVAVLYGSIIFMYCQPSSTSNITQQKVSSVIYTTVIPMLNPWIYSLRNKDVKDALRKIRKDWIVS is encoded by the coding sequence ATGCATGCAGGGAATCATTCCATAGTAACAAACTTTATACTAATGGGACTAACAGACCAACCGGAACTCCAGCTCCCCCTCCTCTTACTCTTCctacaaatatatattatctccATGATGGGGAACATGGGCTTATTTCTACTTATCAGGATCAGTCCTCAGTTGCAAACCCCCATGTACTATTTTCTCAGCAATTTGTCATTTATTGATCTTTGCTTTTCCACTGTCATTACCCCTAAAATGTTGGTGGGTTTTGTTTCAGAGAAGAACATCATCTCCTACTCGGGGTGCttgactcagttctttttcttttgtactttctgTATTGCTGACTGCTTCATGCTGACAGCCATGGCCTATGATCGTTATGTTGCCATTTGTAGCCCCCTGCTCTATAGTAGTACCATGTCCCAGAATATCTGCTTCTTCCTAGTGATAGGAGTTTATGCCATGGGGGCCTTTGGAGCTATTACTCATACAAGTGCTCTAATCAGACTGTCATTCTGTGGAAACAATGTTATTAGTCATTATTTTTGTGACATTCCTCCCCTTTTGAAGATCTCCTGCTCTGACACCTACATCAATGAGCTTTTGGTGATGCTTCTGGTTGTGATCAACTCATTGATAACCACTCTACCTATCTTGGTCTCTTATGCTTTCATCCTCTCCAGCATCCTCAGCATCCATTCTTCTAAGGGCAGGTCCAAAGCCTTCAGTACCTGTGCGTCTCATCTGGCATCTGTGGCAGTCTTATATGGCTCTATCATTTTTATGTACTGTCAGCCTTCATCAACCAGCAACATCACTCAACAAAAAGTGTCCTCAGTGATCTACACCACGGTCATACCCATGCTAAACCCCTGGATCTATAGTCTGAGGAACAAGGATGTGAAGGATGCACTGAGGAAGATCAGGAAGGACTGGATAGTCTCCTAA
- the LOC141506000 gene encoding olfactory receptor 8D1-like translates to MDMENNTIVTEFILFGLTDQAELQTPLFLLFLGIYLVSMVGNLSLILLILVSSHLHTPMYYFLSNLSFIDFCYSSVITPKMLENFVFEKNIISFSGCMTQFFFFLFFVIAEVYMLTTMAYDRYVAICRPLLYNVTMVPWFCSLLVAGVYTMGGIGAIVHTSYLARLSFCGNNIIHHYFCDVLPLLKLSCSSTYINELLVMIVGGFNLLTTTLLIWISYTFILLNILCIKSTKGRYKAFSTCGSHLAAVSVFYGSILVMYYIPASNSVVQEKVASVFYTTVIPMLNPLIYSLRNKDVKEALRKILKSRMFPGS, encoded by the coding sequence ATGGACATGGAAAATAATACCATTGTGACAGAATTTATTCTCTTTGGATTAACAGACCAAGCAGAGCTTCAAACACcactctttcttttgtttctaggAATCTACTTAGTCTCCATGGTGGGAAACCTTAGcttgattttattaatcttgGTTAGTTCTCATCTTCATACTCCCATGTACTATTTCCTTAGTAATCTGTCATTCATAGATTTCTGCTATTCTTCTGTCATTACACCCAAAATGTtggagaattttgtatttgagaaGAACATCATCTCCTTTTCAGGCTGCatgactcaattttttttctttctcttctttgtgaTTGCTGAAGTTTATATGCTGACAACCATGGCCTATGATCGTTATGTTGCCATCTGTAGACCCCTGCTCTATAATGTCACCATGGTGCCATGGTTCTGCTCTTTGCTGGTGGCAGGTGTATACACAATGGGGGGCATTGGGGCCATTGTTCATACAAGCTACCTAGCCAGACTATCCTTCTGTGGGAACAATATTATCCATCATTATTTCTGTGATGTTCTTCCCCTTTTGAAACTTTCGTGCTCTAGCACCTACATCAACGAGCTATTGGTGATGATTGTTGGTGGATTTAATTTGTTGACTACAACTTTGCTCATCTGGATCTCTTACACTTTCATTCTTCTGAACATTCTTTGTATAAAATCCACAAAGGGCCGTTATAAAGCCTTTAGTACCTGTGGATCCCATCTGGCAGCAGTTTCTGTTTTTTATGGTTCCATCTTGGTCATGTATTATATACCAGCTTCTAACAGTGTGGTCCAGGAGAAAGTAGCCTCAGTGTTTTATACCACAGTCATCCCCATGCTGAACCCTTTGATCTACAGCCTGAGGAACAAGGATGTAAAGGAAGCATTAAGGAAAATCCTTAAGAGCAGAATGTTTCCTGGTTCGTAA